TTGGAAAAAAGCCGGTAACAGTTTGTATAATTATTGACATAATCCGCGTTTTCGATTATAATTAAAGCAGAGGTGAAAGAAATGAAAAAGATAAAAATCATTGCGCTCATCCTTGCATTATTCGTAGCGGTCGCGGCGCTCACGGCGTGCGGCGGCGAGAAAGAAACCCCGAACGGCAGCACTCCCGAATATTCCGTCGACTCCGGCTCGCAGAACGGCTCCGAGAACAACGGCTCCGAACCCGATAACGGCTCGGAAGACAACGGTTCCGAAGACGCCGGTTCGGAGGATAACGGTTCCGAAGAGAACAGGGACTCCGGCAGTTCCGGCGACGCTTCCGGCGTTGCGGCGGCCGCGCTCAAGCTCGCCAACGAGCTGATCGGCACGGAGTATAAGTCCGGCGGCGTCGGCCCCGATACCTTCGACAACTCCGGTTTCGTCTATTACATCTTCAACAAGAGCGGCTACAAGATGCCCCGCCGTATCCCCGATATGGCTAAGGAAGGCAAAGAAGTCGGCCGCGACGGCCTTCAGGCGGGCGACGTGCTCATCTTCGAGAATGAGATAGGCGGCGGCCCCGCGTTCGTCGCGATCTGCGCCGGAAACGACCAGTTCATCTCCTGCAACAGATCCGACCGCCCGACCGCGTTGCAGAAGTTCAGCAACTATTACGAGCAGAGATTCATCTG
The genomic region above belongs to Clostridia bacterium and contains:
- a CDS encoding C40 family peptidase, whose amino-acid sequence is MKKIKIIALILALFVAVAALTACGGEKETPNGSTPEYSVDSGSQNGSENNGSEPDNGSEDNGSEDAGSEDNGSEENRDSGSSGDASGVAAAALKLANELIGTEYKSGGVGPDTFDNSGFVYYIFNKSGYKMPRRIPDMAKEGKEVGRDGLQAGDVLIFENEIGGGPAFVAICAGNDQFISCNRSDRPTALQKFSNYYEQRFICGRRIG